The proteins below come from a single Triticum aestivum cultivar Chinese Spring chromosome 5D, IWGSC CS RefSeq v2.1, whole genome shotgun sequence genomic window:
- the LOC123125646 gene encoding protein PELPK1, whose amino-acid sequence MASTLTSFVAVALLMAVMLSTCGAARLLANIPALPEPTLPTLPPVVPTVPALPGGVVPTVPEVPTVPLPTVPSGVVPTIPTVPTVPEVPTVPNVPEVPAVPLPTVPGGVVPTVPTVPSVPTIPTVPTVPGVPAVPLPTVPSGVVPTVPTAPLPAVPGAVVPAVPTVPGVPTLPLPTMPSIPSLPNLPLPPMPSIPGDLPKVPVPLPPIPSIPGDLPKLPVPLPPMPSLPDLPKVPLPPVPSIPGVPKIPLPSVPGVPAVP is encoded by the coding sequence ATGGCCTCCACGCTGACGAGCTTCGTGGCCGTGGCGCTCCTCATGGCCGTCATGCTCAGCACGTGCGGTGCTGCACGCCTCCTCGCCAACATCCCGGCCTTGCCCGAACCGACGCTGCCGACCTTGCCCCCGGTCGTTCCCACGGTCCCTGCCCTGCCAGGCGGCGTCGTGCCGACCGTGCCAGAAGTGCCGACGGTGCCGCTGCCAACAGTACCCAGCGGTGTCGTGCCAACCATCCCGACGGTTCCCACCGTGCCGGAGGTGCCGACGGTGCCCAACGTGCCGGAGGTGCCTGCGGTGCCGCTGCCAACAGTACCTGGCGGCGTGGTGCCGACCGTCCCGACGGTTCCCAGCGTGCCGACCATCCCAACGGTTCCCACCGTGCCAGGTGTGCCGGCGGTGCCGCTGCCAACAGTACCCAGCGGCGTAGTGCCGACCGTCCCGACGGCGCCGTTACCGGCAGTACCCGGCGCCGTCGTGCCAGCAGTGCCAACCGTGCCAGGGGTGCCAACGTTGCCTCTCCCGACGATGCCGTCCATCCCCAGCTTGCCTAACTTGCCACTGCCGCCTATGCCGTCCATCCCCGGTGACCTGCCCAAGGTACCAGTGCCATTACCACCAATTCCGTCCATCCCCGGCGACCTGCCCAAGCTGCCGGTGCCTCTGCCGCCGATGCCGTCCCTTCCCGACCTGCCTAAGGTGCCACTGCCCCCGGTGCCGTCCATCCCTGGCGTGCCTAAGATACCACTGCCGTCTGTTCCAGGTGTGCCGGCCGTGCCGTAG